In Setaria italica strain Yugu1 chromosome I, Setaria_italica_v2.0, whole genome shotgun sequence, the genomic window GTCTAAATCTCCCAGATACAAGCATTAACAGTTGTTCAACGagtaatattttattttaagAATGAAGAATAAAAGGGTCAAACTTATGTGCACCAAGAACAAATATTTATAGACGGAAGTTAACAGTGTAGATTGAATTTAAGCACACTTTTAGTGGCTAATATAAGCACGTACAGTTCCCTGGCCCCGGCTGTCAGCAGAAATCAAAGGGGACAGGAAATGGTCTGCTATGTACACAATCTACTAGTCTACCACATAAAAAAGTTCTGCACAGTAGTGTATGGCCCAGCCAAAGCTTCATGCTAGTAGCAAAATTCACTAGCAATACAGCAAGTCACCGGAAACATATGTGCCAATTGCCGGATGCTCCAATCTGCAGAGTTTCACCGCTGGCGGTATGGAAAGAGGATCACGAATTCACGATTTCTTGATTTCCCACCGGCGGCCCCGTATGATGAAGCCATCAGGTGCCAGCTCAGTACCTTCCCAACCGTCCACAGTACCAGCTGAACTTGGTTCTCTGCGATGTCTTTTCCCTTTACCGATCCCGCTGTCACTGGCGCTCCCACTTATGAGAGGATCATCGATACCACGAATTGTCCTCTCTGGTGTTGATGCATTCACCCAATTGTCATCCCGGCTTTGCCTGAACttgatgttcttcttcattttgTCAAAGCGCTTCTCCACTGGACGTACTGCTTGGTTAACAGTGAACTTAAAATCTTTTATGACCTAGTATAAAAATAAGCACAAGACGTCAAAGATAAATTGCGAGAGATATCCTAGAAAAATTCCATCTAGTCAATTTAGGGACATGCCAAAAAAAATCCTATTAGCTCCATCAAGTTTAAAAAGGAACACAATAGACTGTACTGATTTGAGGTGTGATCTGCAGGTAAAAACTCACATATTCTCCACTGCCAATTACAAAGTCTCGAACACTCTCTTTAATATTAGTTGCAATTATCTCATCTGGTTCCAACTGCGGAAGCCTCACTTTGGTAGGTCGACTGATATCCTTTATCTCATCAGGATCCACAGGATCTGAGGCTGCGTAGTCCCCAAGTACTGAAATGTTTGTAGGTGAATATTGTTTACCTAATAGCTCATAAGGTTTTGCAGGGAACACATACAGGTGAACAACTGATGCTATGCCCATCTGTGTCGGAGGAAGACAAGAAATATGATAAGTAAAATGAATAATTTTGAGACCCTGTCTAACTTGAAAAGGTAAGGTACCTCTATACAGATGATGAAATCCTGAATACTTGATTTCAACTCCAAGCTCTGTGCTAATGGACTTCTAACCAAGCCCAAAGAATACATGATAGCAATTATCACACCCTGCCACCAAGTCAGAAACACTATTGACTTGAAGGAAAGGAATTTTGCCAATGGCTTAATATGTGCCAATTCATCCTTAGTAGCCGTGTACCATTCCACTAAACAATATAGGGCCCAATATTGACTGAAGTTCAGGACTACAGCAAAGTAAGGGTACCTGCAGTACAGAGTGAACAAAATTAATTGTGCAATTCTCACCATTTATATATTGCAGAAAAGGAGTGAAATGCAGTGCATATATTTTCAGAGGATAAAGAAATGGCCATCACAGTTCATACTAGTAGACAATTCATCGTCAAGATGACAAAGAGATCGTTGCACATTTCCATATATCTATCATAGTCTTTATGCGACATCCTTCAAAATAAACTATTTCAACTTTCAACACTACAGATATTCAATAAACGAGAGATGTA contains:
- the LOC101777618 gene encoding protein LAZ1, which gives rise to MRVNLGLLLPLMDKYAAPTWAILISGFFMLLSVSLSMYLIFEHLSAYNNPEEQKFVLGVILMVPCYAIESYVSLVNPDTSVYCGILRDGYEAFAMYCFGRYITACLGGEERTIAFLKREGGEDSGEPLLHHASEKGVIHHHFPINYILKPWRLGVRFYQIIKFGIFQYVIIKTLTASLSLILQPFGVYCDGEFKWGCGYPYFAVVLNFSQYWALYCLVEWYTATKDELAHIKPLAKFLSFKSIVFLTWWQGVIIAIMYSLGLVRSPLAQSLELKSSIQDFIICIEMGIASVVHLYVFPAKPYELLGKQYSPTNISVLGDYAASDPVDPDEIKDISRPTKVRLPQLEPDEIIATNIKESVRDFVIGSGEYVIKDFKFTVNQAVRPVEKRFDKMKKNIKFRQSRDDNWVNASTPERTIRGIDDPLISGSASDSGIGKGKRHRREPSSAGTVDGWEGTELAPDGFIIRGRRWEIKKS